GCctcagagcagcttcccaataagcctgccttaatatattctaatctggcttgGATTGGCTCACTTCACCAGCTAAGAAATAACCTATcatcaagtttctttttttttttgtttttgtttttttttgtttgtttgtttgtttgttttgttttttcgagacagggtttctctgtgtagtcctgactgtcctggactcactctgtggaccaggctggcctcgaactcagaaatccacctgcctctgactcccaagtgctgggattaaaggcgtgcgccaccaccgcccggcccatcaagtttcttaatttaaacaaaatatagttattatattAGCCCTCACtcagatgtggaattggtaaaaTCTTTTCTCAGTTTGTAAgctgctgctttgtccaaatgacattatcctctgccttacagaagtttttcagtctcATGAGGTCTCACTTActaattgttaatcttagtgGTAACATTAtcaatgttctgttcagaaagactTCTCCAGTgctaatgaattcaaggctattctctactttctttttttttttttttttcagtatacctgggtttatgttgaggtcttttatCCTGTTGAAATTGAGTTTGTACAGGGTAATAGGTttggatatatttgcatttttctacatacagccaTCCAGTTTCAACAGTACAGTTTGTTAAAGAGGCTGTCTGTGGTttgttgtgtatttctggctatctatctatctatctatctatctatctatctatctatctatctatttaaaatatatttcagattttatcccctcacccaattccccccactacccagtAACCCCCATcccgtcccccctcctgcctccataaggttgtacccccacctaccctccactccctcctcgacaccctcgaattcctccctgctctgtgttcagccttcatgggaccagggatctcctctcccacccatgcccgacaaggctatcctcccctaagtatacagctgatgTCATGGTTGCCTCCCTTTGtggtcccaggctggtggtttagaccctggggagctctggttggctggcactgttacTCTCCTTAACCAAAAATTAATTTCAGATACTTCTGTGGGTTAATGCCTcagtcttcagtttgattccacaGAGCAGTAAGTCTCTTTTTATACCAATTCCATGCTGTATTTTGGGTTCCCAAGCCAGATAATGGACAGTAGAGCATTACCCATATCCTGGACTTTGGGGTCGGGCATGACATGGTGGGATGTAAGGTGCTCACAAGAGCACAGCAAGAACGAAGCCACTCCCTACCCAAATCAAGCTTGTGCCTACTCAGCTgcatagagacaaagacaagtcATGATAAAGGCAGTATGTGTTCTATTTCCTTGACAGAGAAATGGCTTCTCAGGAATCATGGGATCAGCAGTCTACTAATCTAGCTGATAACCTTGGAAGGCCCCTATCCCCACTGCAGCACTTCTTCCCTTTTTACTTTCCTCCCACAAAtgccccaccccaactccagcTATATAAGCTAGCCCCGTTATTTCACTAAAGTAGCTGTCTTTGATACCTGCTGTACTCATTGTCTCCTGAGGCCCTGTTCCCCAGTCATCCAGATCAAGGGCTAGATGAACGAAAATTGACTCCTATGAAGGCAAACAGCACTGAAATCTGttgcttataattttaaaaatctatgataGCTCCGGCTATGCTCTGGAATCCATAGCCACCCTTTCTTCCTTGCCCTGTGCAGAAAATGGCCATCTGGCCCTGGTTCCCTCTGCTGACTTGCTGAGGCACCCAAACATGTTCTTCCATGAATACCTGGAGCTACTACTCTTGTTCTACATGTCATACATATCCCACCATCCCCGGTGCTGTTCTGTAGACCATCAATGACCCTACCACAATTTTGCCCCCTCTCTTGCCCACATAAATCTTcacaaatggaaaacaccagacagccttaatatttAATACCAGCCAGATTTGTATTGGTGAATCTCCTACCTCAATATGCccatgcaaagaacacacaactcagttatattTATCtcctgcatgcctagattgggcagatttcccACTACACCACTCTCTTCCCAAGCTATGAGATCCCTGCTACTTGTGGCTCCTCTATGCTATGtagttctgctccatcttccacctcctcttcctccatttcctctttctctgttcctccttctaatcttccttttttcttcctctctccttctccaaaACTTCtagccccacctttcccttccactgcccaatcacaggctcttgTCTTTAtgtgaccagttaaaatggggagcaGGTTCACATAGAATCACCTGAGTAAGAGACCTGCTCCTCATTTGGGGTGggattagcatcaaaatacaaacaccaaGGCAATCCATGAAACCATAAACACATTCCATCTTTCTAATTCATATCAGATTTTATTAGGATATAGTTTTGTCTAAAGAGCTGGTTTTggccattgtcttagggttttactgctgttatcAGACACCTTGGCTAAGGAAACTCCTATatggacagcatttaattggggctggcttacaggttcagaagttcagtccattatcatcaaggctggaacatggcaacCTCCAAgcaagcatggtacaggaggagcagagagttctacaccttcatctgaaatcttccaggagaagactggcttacAGGGAGCtaaaatgagggtcttaaagcccacgcccacaatgacacacttcctccaaggccatacctactccaacaaggccacacctcaaggtacacttcctgggccaaacatatccaaaccatcatagctatggagaccagaagaaggcctcagatcctctggatcaccagttacagatggttaagAACTCTCCTGTTTATGCTGGAAACTTCTCaagggttctctaagaaagtgaCAATTGATTTTTCCagttgaattttctttctagtttcccAAAACTAAGTGACTTAGtcagagtttcattgctgtgaagagacaccatgaccaaggtaacttttaaaaaggaaatttaattggggctggcatacagtttcagaggtacagtccattatcatcattgcagAAAGCATAATAGTGTCAAAGTtcacatggtgttggagaaggaactgagcacCTTGATATGAAGGCAGttagaaggagactgtgtgacaTTGGCCAGGGCTTGACCATATACATTACTTCAAAGCccttcctccacagtgacacaattcctgtAACACTTCTTCCAACTTGGCCAcgttcctaatagtgccacttcccatgggccatgCATATTTCAAATCACCAAActgaagttttttatttttaaagctttctttccCTATCATTTCTCTTAAGACTAAACATTCAGGATTTACTTCTCCATTGCTCTGAGCCCCTGGTCATCTTTGTTGCTTAGTCCAATGCAGATAGGTTTCTCTGAAGAAAACCTTTGGGGCTGTGCTTCAGGCCAGTACCTAAGTTGAATCCCAGATTCCAAGACATCAAACAAAACTCATACAAGAATATCAATAGGGAAGATGTCAAGTAGTGTCAGATGCCAGTGCTGCCTATTCCCCCACCCAGCACTCCAACATATTTAGAGCTATTGTAAGTACTGAGCTACCATGTTGCCCTCCCCCCAGATTCAGGATAAAAGCTCCAGCAATACTGTTGTCTAACCAGGACTAACTGGAAACAACACAGGTTGTTGCTGTTGGAAGACAGGTGTAGGTCATAGCTGATTAGGTCTTAAAGACTACTAAGTCCTTTGAGAAAGAGGGCCCAGTAAACACTCTTGCAGAAGCCAGGACGTGGAATGCTTCAGCCACCAAGTGGGGATGTGACTCCACCATTGACTTCCACCCCAaggtctcagagacctcagaagcatGAAGTGCAATAAAATCCAGGGTCTGAGTCTTCAGCTGCTCTGTGCTGTGATggtcagccaggatgagagtgtgtgcagcattctccacagagaggttccCACAGAGTTCATCTTCACACATGACCTTCAAACCCTCCAGGCCATacttgtcagcagctgccagcacaccacTGGCCATGGAGTGGCTGTGGAGGTGTGGCACCTTCCCGGTGTAGATAAAGTCCATCATCTCCATGAAGACTTGGGGATCCAGGTCTTGGATCTCAACTTGACTAGTTAGGCTTtccttcatttcatgttcaaacatggctctgaaaactgtagagcgagctgctaggatggccttgtgcGCCCTAAATTCTTGGCCACCTACTAGCAGGCAGCAGTCTGTGAAGAGAGAACTCTCCCACAGCTCCCCTAGGTCATCTGGCAACGTGCACCTTGGAATATTGATTGGATGTCTTGTGTTCTGTACAGTAATGCTGAAGGAGCCTTGTTCCATGCTCATCTCACAGAGGAGGGTAAATCTGTCGTCTGGTAATAGCAATTCGGTTTGAGACAAGAGGAAATCTAGAAGGATGAACTTTTTTAATTCAAAGGCTTGGTGCGGCAGTAAACTATAGATATGTGGGCTCCTTGCATTATTGCATTTGTCCCCTGTGGCAGTTAAGATACAAACATTAAACTTTACCCAAACTGGGCTGTTTTCACAGCTGAGCAACATCAGGTTAAGTGACAGGTAACCTTCGCTTTCTTCATCAACCCCGTTTGGGTATACTCTCAAACACCATGCCACTTTGTCATTGGCCTCTGGTGGGAACGTCGGGCTTGTAATACATTCCCCCATTTCCTCAATGAAACCAGAGAAGTTGCTAATGGTCCACCTGTAGCAGAAGTTCTGTTCACTATGCTGTGTGTGGTGCCACCTCTTGGTTTCCAGGTGCCCCAACATTTCTGGTTGAGGTACTTTGGATGTAAAACTAGAacctgaaaagaagaaataaaaatcatttactcTTTACCATATAGGATACAGTTACAGAtactttttagatttgttttaatttctcctAAGTTGCCCCTTCTATAACGTTGAAAACTTATGTCTCTCTAAAATTTTCCGTTAGACTTTAACATTAGTTTTAGAAAAAACAATCCAGGCTCCCTGTGgggctctctgtctctttctgtctctgtctctctctctgtgtctctctctgtctctctctctctctctctctctctctctctcttaaattttaaaagaatagattttgttattgttagtgTTTTATCTAGGCCTCACCcaccagttacctggcaatagccaggtaaaCCTGGCTTAGACAATGGGCTGTTTGAACCCCTCAAacacccttcctctctcctcttcctctctctgaagccctaatctctttcttcctttctcccctccactTTGCCCCTCGATCTCCACCTGTTTCTGTccagtccctcctcctcctccccctcctcttcttcttcttcctcctcttcctcttcctcctcctcctcctcttcttcctcctcttcctcttcctcctcttcctcttcctcctccttctcttcttcctgctgctgctgctgctgctcctcctcctccttttctctcctgtctttctctgcctctcctcccttcttatCACTACTCAACTCTCTTTCCAGtgccctaaataaactttattctatactaaacctgtcatatggctggtatcttagagggaagggatgcctcagcatgggtccaCCAGGGATCATTCCCACCctctccatgcctggctttaacaAACACATCCTGGATTTCTTCTTATAAAACACATCATTGGTGTTGTGACTCAGATTTCAATACCCGTAGGTTAATGTCTCCTGCTGCCAAATGAACTTTCCAGCCAACAGATCACTTTCTAGACCGATCCATCCAAACACCAGCAAATTGGTAAGCTCCCTCACCCACACTGGTCAGTGTAAACATCCCCTGGTCCTAAGGAAGGGATGTTGAGTTAGCAGCAACCCTGTGGAGTCCTTGTGGATGAAGACATTCAGTCTTTATGACTGGCCCCCTTGCTGAATCCTCATTTTAGGACAGTTTTCCTTGAGTGAGATTTCCCCTCTACTCTGAGTCATTTCCTTTTCTCACTGCTATGAAAACCCAGGACAGGGTAAACCATACTCTTCACTGACCACTCAGGTACTTGCCTGAGCTCAAATACCAATCCACTGCCTGAGCCCATGGTGATCTGAACCTAACATTTTTGTTATTAAGTTATCCTCAGGATGCTGGTAGGGGTCATTAATAACTGCCATTCTCACCCCAAAAGGGTATTTgttcccagtcactcccaggcTCCTTACTGGGATGCCACCCACTCTTAACGGCTTCCATATTCACAGGCTAAATTTGGCCCCAATATACACTAATCTATAACTCTATGTTGCTGTTTAAGTGcacttaggggaaaaaaaaaaccttttacaaCTCTCTCTAGCCAaccagaaaaatggaaagatttctaTGTAGTATTCTTTCCCACCACCTCCATTTCTAAATGCTTCATTTCTTTGCTCTTCCTTCCACATATAGGCACAGCAACAAGACTGCCTAGATTGTAGTGTGATAACCACTGAGTAACAGTGTTCCCACATGATTCTACTATTGCCTCTGCGGCTGCCTCTAAGCccttctctccactttccaccttgctttttgCTCCCTGCCCAACCCAACACCATGGGGCACAAAACATGCAGTGCTAGAACAGAGTTGCAGGCAGACAGAGCACAGCTGCAGGCACTGCCACTTACTCCCCACCCCAGCCAAGGGAGTGCTTGGTCTCTTGCCCTGCCCCATTTGTGCCCTGATTACACCAGGTTGAGCTGCCACATATGCTTCTGTGCTCCTGGGGGCCCAACACTCATTGTGGGGGACTCCTACCAAGTCAGGCTCTGCCCCTCCTCTCCAAAAGACACCAAGAGCCACCAAAGATGTGGGAAGAACAGCCCTCTGTTCTTCACAAGAGGAATCAGGTCAATACTTTCCCCCTCTTGTTAATGACTTCTCATTCATCAACAAGACCCATAGGTTTCTGCCTTCTCGCCAACctcatacaaattaaataaaaaggagatgccattttgaaagaatatttaTGAGGTTGTCAACTTTTCCAGTTTCcactaattttcttttcaatacaTACTTCAAAATCCATCTCattatactacacacacacagacacacacacacatatattatatataaaacaaagtctcctttattttatatataaaaataaagtctccTAAACAGTCtcctaaacagaaataaaagcccttcttgctccttctgctccatcaaaggtttttgtcttccctaacCTCATTTTAGAGACTGTTTATGCTGTTAACAAATATCTTTTGTAAACTTCTAAGCCCCCAAACACAGTCAGATCTACCTTTCATAGACCAAAGAGACTGAATTTGGATAAGTACATCTGCCAATCAATAACCTAAGTTCCCACATGAGACCTCTTCTAGAGGGTGGG
Above is a genomic segment from Arvicanthis niloticus isolate mArvNil1 chromosome 4, mArvNil1.pat.X, whole genome shotgun sequence containing:
- the LOC117707376 gene encoding TD and POZ domain-containing protein 4-like, yielding MLGHLETKRWHHTQHSEQNFCYRWTISNFSGFIEEMGECITSPTFPPEANDKVAWCLRVYPNGVDEESEGYLSLNLMLLSCENSPVWVKFNVCILTATGDKCNNARSPHIYSLLPHQAFELKKFILLDFLLSQTELLLPDDRFTLLCEMSMEQGSFSITVQNTRHPINIPRCTLPDDLGELWESSLFTDCCLLVGGQEFRAHKAILAARSTVFRAMFEHEMKESLTSQVEIQDLDPQVFMEMMDFIYTGKVPHLHSHSMASGVLAAADKYGLEGLKVMCEDELCGNLSVENAAHTLILADHHSTEQLKTQTLDFIALHASEVSETLGWKSMVESHPHLVAEAFHVLASARVFTGPSFSKDLVVFKT